Below is a genomic region from Parageobacillus toebii NBRC 107807.
CTCCTGCTTTCACCGCATTCGTGCGCTGTCCTAAACCTTTCGCCACATCATCTCCCATCATTAAAATGTTCACCTTTTGCGCAAACAGCAGCGAACCAATCCAGCCAACGATAAAGTATGGAAGAACGGCTGTTAACATTTCCAGCTTCCGTCCGGCTACCGAACCAGCCAACCAAAATAAGACTTCTTCAAGCGCCTTTTCATTCGCCGCTAACATTCCTTGTGTTAATGAAGCAAACAAGGCGGCGACCGCCGTGCCGGCAAGCGTTAATTTCAAGGGGGTTGCTCCGTCTTTTCCAACAGCGCTAATGATGAACACGATTGCCGCTGCCAGGGCGGCACCGCTAAAAGCGAGCCATGTAAATACTTGCAGCGAATGTACTTGGAAAAAGGTCACAAATAGAACGATAAAAAAGCCAGCACCTGCATTAATGCCGAAAATTCCTGGAGAAGCAAGCGGATTTTTCGTCAGCGCCTGCATGAGCGCTCCCGCCATTGCTAAACTCGCTCCTACCGCCGCAGCAATCAGCGCCCGCGGCAGACGGACCGTTTCAATAATGATATGGGCATTCGAACCGTTATTGTTTGTAAATGCCTCTATCGCATTTTTCCAACTTGTATCGGTATATCCGTAAATGATGCTCATCCAAATGGTTGCAAGCAACAACAAGCATAGGAGGAACAAGCCAATCGATTTCTTCTGGTTTGTGGCTAACATCCTAAATCTCCCTTATATATTATCTATCTCTATCGATAAGTCTATTTGATAATGACTCTCAACGTCAATGGTTTTTTATTTTATTTTCACCCATATTTTTTATTGACAATGATTATCGACATCATTTATTATTTTCGGTATAAATGAAAATCATTATCAAATAAATTAAAGGGGGATACATAATGTTCAAATCTAAACTCTCTTTTCTCATTGCCGCCGTTCTCTCTCTTCTTGCCATTCTCGGCGGCTGCGGCAAAAATGAGGAGGCAGATCCAAAACAAACGAACAGCAATAAAAAACAAACAGAAACAACCTATACCATTGAACACGCCATGGACACCACAGAAATAAAAGGAACACCGGAGCGCGTCGTCATTTTAACGAATGAAGGAACCGAAGCGCTATTGGCGTTAGGCGTCAAACCGGTCGGCGCGGTCAAATCATGGACAGGCAACCCATGGTACGATCACATTAAAGACAAAATGGAAGGCGTCAAGGAGCTTGGAACGGAAGCAGAACCAAACCTAGAAGCGATCGCGGCATTAAAACCGGATTTAATTATCGGCAATAAACTGCGCCATGAAAAAATTTACGAACAGCTAAAAGCCATTGCCCCGACTGTTTTTTCCGAAACGCTTCGCGGCAACTGGAAAGATAACTTTATGCTCTATGCCAAAGCAGTGAATAAAGAAGAAAAAGGAAAAGAAGTCATCGCTGAATATGACAAGCGTATTGAAGACTTAAAAGCAAAATTAGGCGATAAATTGAAAATGAAAGTATCCATCGTTCGCTTTATGGCAGGAGATGTCCGCATTTATCATAAAGACTCCTTCTCCGGTGTCATTTTAGATCAGCTAGGATTTTCCCGTCCGGAATCGCAAAATGTCAACGACTTTGCCGAAATGGGTGTAACGAAAGAACGCATCCCGGCGATGGACGGCGATATCCTCTTCTACTTCACCTATGAAACAGGAGACGGAGAAGCAAGCAAACTAGAAAAAGAATGGATTAACGATCCGCTCTTTAAAAGCTTAAACGTCGCAAAACAAGGAAAAGTGTACAAAGTAAGCGACACGATTTGGAACACGGCAGGCGGTGTGCTCGCTGCCCATTTAATGCTCGATG
It encodes:
- a CDS encoding FecCD family ABC transporter permease, whose protein sequence is MLATNQKKSIGLFLLCLLLLATIWMSIIYGYTDTSWKNAIEAFTNNNGSNAHIIIETVRLPRALIAAAVGASLAMAGALMQALTKNPLASPGIFGINAGAGFFIVLFVTFFQVHSLQVFTWLAFSGAALAAAIVFIISAVGKDGATPLKLTLAGTAVAALFASLTQGMLAANEKALEEVLFWLAGSVAGRKLEMLTAVLPYFIVGWIGSLLFAQKVNILMMGDDVAKGLGQRTNAVKAGAALLVVLLAGSSVAVAGPIGFIGIIVPHIARALVGVDHRWVLPYCALIGAILLIAADIGARYILMPREVPVGIVTAFLGVPFFVYIARRGILAK
- a CDS encoding ABC transporter substrate-binding protein, yielding MFKSKLSFLIAAVLSLLAILGGCGKNEEADPKQTNSNKKQTETTYTIEHAMDTTEIKGTPERVVILTNEGTEALLALGVKPVGAVKSWTGNPWYDHIKDKMEGVKELGTEAEPNLEAIAALKPDLIIGNKLRHEKIYEQLKAIAPTVFSETLRGNWKDNFMLYAKAVNKEEKGKEVIAEYDKRIEDLKAKLGDKLKMKVSIVRFMAGDVRIYHKDSFSGVILDQLGFSRPESQNVNDFAEMGVTKERIPAMDGDILFYFTYETGDGEASKLEKEWINDPLFKSLNVAKQGKVYKVSDTIWNTAGGVLAAHLMLDDIEKYFLQQQ